In Armatimonadota bacterium, the sequence AGCGGAAGCCACCGCTCGTCGGACGGCCCGCGCGGACGGGGTGAGGGGGCAAACAAGGCAGGTATCTGGAGGCCGCAGGTGCCCGAGTTGCGACGTGATGTCGTCTCCGGCCGCTGGGTGATCATCGCCACCGAGCGGGCCGCCAGGCCCACGGACTTCACGAAGTCGCGGGAGGCGGTGCTGGAGGACCGTGAGCGATGCCCGTTCTGCTACGGTCGCGAGAGCCGGACGCCGCCGGAGATTTTCGCGATCCGGCCCGACGGGACCGCTCCTGATACCCCCGGCTGGCAGGTACGCGTGGTGCCCAACAAGTTCCCCGCACTGCGCATCGAAGGCGAGGTGAACCCCGACGGCGGTCCCCTCGCCGAGCACATGGACGGCGTGGGAGCCCACGAGGTCATCATCGAGACTCCTGACCACGATGCCCACCTCGGGCTGCTGTCGGCAGACCAGGTGGCAACGGTGCTGCGCGCATATCGGGAGCGCTACGTCGACCTCAGCCGCGATCCCCGCTTCCAGTACGCGTTGCTGTTCCGCAACCACGGCCGGTCGGCCGGCGCGAGCCTTTCCCATCCTCATTCGCAGCTGATCGCCCTGCCGGTGCTGCCGCGCCGGGCCGAAGAGGAGCTGGAAGTGGCGCGCACCTACTTCGCCGAGCACGCGCGCTGCCTGTACTGCGACGTCGTCGCGAGGGAGCTACGCGACGGAGGGCGCATCGTGCTCGCCAACGAGCAGTTCGTCGCCTACGAGCCCTACGCGTCTCGGTTCCCGTTCGAGACGTGGGTCGTCCCGAGGTTCCACCAGGCGTCGTTCGGTGATCTTGCCGACGACCATCTCCTGCCGATGGCCGAGGCTCTGGGTGCGACGCTGCACAAGTTGCACGCGGCGCTGGACAACCCGCCCTACAACTTCATCCTCCACACCGCACCGTACAAGCTCCTGCCCAGGCACTACTACCACTGGCACATCGAGATCATGCCCAGGCTGACCCACGTAGCGGGCTTCGAATGGGGAACCGGCTTCTACATTAACGTGGTGCCGCCAGAGCACGCGGCGCGCTACCTACGCGAAGCCCCGGCGCGCGTGTCGGCAACGGAGGTGGCCGGGCCGCCCAAGGAGCCCCTCCGGGTGCACGGGGAGGTCGGCGGGAGATGACCACGTCGACGTCGCAGTAGTTGGAGAAGACGACGATGAGGATCGTTTCGCCATCGGGTGTGGAGGTACGCGGTCCCGAAGTTCCGGGTGCCGAGCGGGTCCTCACCCCAGAAGCCCTGGACTTCGTCGGCGCGCTGCACTTGGAGTTCCGCGCCAGGCGCGGCGCGCTGCTGGAGCGCCGGTCGCAGAGGCAGGTGGAGATCCTCGCCGGCGCGATGCCCGACTTCCTCCCCGAAACCGCGGCTGTACGCGACGGCGCGTGGCGGGTGGCGCCGGCACCTCCCGATCTCGAGGACCGGCGCGTGGAGATCACCGGTCCCGTCGAGCGCAAGATGATGATCAACGCGCTCAACTCCGGCGCGCGCGTCTTCATGGCCGACTTCGAGGACGCGCTGTCGCCGACCTGGGCGAACGTCGTCGCGGGCCAGCAGAACCTGATCGACGCCGTGCGCCGCACGATCACCTACACGAGTCCGGAGGGCAAGCGCTACCGGCTGAACGAGACGACCGCCACGCTGGTGGTGCGGCCCCGGGGATGGCACCTGGTCGAAAAGCACGTGTGGGTGGACGGCGAGCCGATCTCGGCCAGCCTGTTCGACTTCGGGCTGTACTTCTTTCACAACGCGCGGGAGCTGCTGGATCTGGGCAGCGGTCCGTACTTCTACCTCCCCAAACTCGAGAGCCACCTCGAGGCGGCTTTGTGGAACGACGTGTTCCAGTATGCGCAGGACGCGGTGGGCATCCCGCGGGGGACGATCCGGGCCACGGTGCTGATCGAGACGATCCTGGCGGCGTTCGAGATGGATGAGATCCTCTACGAACTGCGGGACCACGCATCCGGGCTGAACGCTGGGCGCTGGGACTACATCTTCAGCGTGATCAAGAAGTTCCGCCACCGTCCCGACTTCGTGCTCCCTGACCGTGCGCAGGTCACCATGGTGGTGCCGTTCATGCGCGCCTACACCGAGCTGCTGGTCAAGACGTGCCACCGCCGCGGCGCGCACGCGATCGGCGGCATGGCGGCGTTCATCCCCAGCCGCAAGGACCCGGCGGTCAACGAGGTGGCGCTGGCGAAGGTGCGCGAAGACAAAGAGCGGGAGTCGGGCGACGGGTTCGACGGGACCTGGGTGGCACATCCGGACCTGGTGGCGGTGGCGCAGGATCCGTTCGACCGCGTGCTGGGCGGCCGCCCGCACCAGAAGGAGCGGCTGCGGGAGGACGTGCAGGTGACCGCGCGAGACCTGCTGGACATCCGCGTCCCCGGCGGCTCGATCACGGGCGACGGGGTGCGCAACGACGTCAGCGTGGCCCTGCAGTATCTCGATGCCTGGCTGCAGGGCACGGGAGCGGCCGCGATCTACAACCTGATGGAAGACACGGCGACCGCCGAGATCTGCCGCGCCCAGCTGTGGCAGTGGATTCGCCA encodes:
- the aceB gene encoding malate synthase A; protein product: MRIVSPSGVEVRGPEVPGAERVLTPEALDFVGALHLEFRARRGALLERRSQRQVEILAGAMPDFLPETAAVRDGAWRVAPAPPDLEDRRVEITGPVERKMMINALNSGARVFMADFEDALSPTWANVVAGQQNLIDAVRRTITYTSPEGKRYRLNETTATLVVRPRGWHLVEKHVWVDGEPISASLFDFGLYFFHNARELLDLGSGPYFYLPKLESHLEAALWNDVFQYAQDAVGIPRGTIRATVLIETILAAFEMDEILYELRDHASGLNAGRWDYIFSVIKKFRHRPDFVLPDRAQVTMVVPFMRAYTELLVKTCHRRGAHAIGGMAAFIPSRKDPAVNEVALAKVREDKERESGDGFDGTWVAHPDLVAVAQDPFDRVLGGRPHQKERLREDVQVTARDLLDIRVPGGSITGDGVRNDVSVALQYLDAWLQGTGAAAIYNLMEDTATAEICRAQLWQWIRHGARLHKDGAVDEALYRSLREAEVERLVREGAAGSKVGEAAEILDALVLSEEFVEFLTVPGYERL
- the galT gene encoding galactose-1-phosphate uridylyltransferase; the protein is MPELRRDVVSGRWVIIATERAARPTDFTKSREAVLEDRERCPFCYGRESRTPPEIFAIRPDGTAPDTPGWQVRVVPNKFPALRIEGEVNPDGGPLAEHMDGVGAHEVIIETPDHDAHLGLLSADQVATVLRAYRERYVDLSRDPRFQYALLFRNHGRSAGASLSHPHSQLIALPVLPRRAEEELEVARTYFAEHARCLYCDVVARELRDGGRIVLANEQFVAYEPYASRFPFETWVVPRFHQASFGDLADDHLLPMAEALGATLHKLHAALDNPPYNFILHTAPYKLLPRHYYHWHIEIMPRLTHVAGFEWGTGFYINVVPPEHAARYLREAPARVSATEVAGPPKEPLRVHGEVGGR